CAGCAGAAAGAATTGTAATTAAGGTAGGTAGTAGTACGTTGACTCACCCTACTTCTAAATTGAATTTAGGTCAGATTGAAGTTTTAGTTAGGCAGCTAGCTGATCTTAGAAACCAAGGGAAAGAGTTAATAGTAGTAACTTCTGGAGCGATTAGTGCTGGGAGAGGAAAAATAGGTTTAGATGATCCTCCTAGAACTATTCCAGAAAAACAGGCTTTGGCATCAGTGGGTCAAGGTTTATTGATGCAGATCTATGAGAAAATTTTTAGTGAATATGGGCAAATCCCATCCCAAATTTTGCTGACCCGTAGTGATATTACTGAACGAAAGAGATATTTGAATGCCCGCAATACTATATTAAAATTACTTGATTATGACATTATACCAATAATTAATGAAAATGACACAATAGCAGTAGATGAGATTAAATTTGGGGATAATGATACATTATCAGCTTTAGTTGCTAATTTAGCAGAGGCTGATTTGTTGGTTATCCTATCTGATGTAGAAGGGATATATACCGGAGACCCTCGTACTGATGAGACAGCAGAGTTAATTCCTGAAGTTAATGAAATTGATTCAGAATTAGAAGGTTTAGCGCAAGGTGCTGGAACTGATAGAGGGACTGGCGGCATGATTACTAAAATTGAAG
This region of Selenihalanaerobacter shriftii genomic DNA includes:
- the proB gene encoding glutamate 5-kinase, whose translation is MSIKEELQAAERIVIKVGSSTLTHPTSKLNLGQIEVLVRQLADLRNQGKELIVVTSGAISAGRGKIGLDDPPRTIPEKQALASVGQGLLMQIYEKIFSEYGQIPSQILLTRSDITERKRYLNARNTILKLLDYDIIPIINENDTIAVDEIKFGDNDTLSALVANLAEADLLVILSDVEGIYTGDPRTDETAELIPEVNEIDSELEGLAQGAGTDRGTGGMITKIEAAKISTKAGIPMIIAKGSQGDVLRKIVQGENPGTVFTPVEQNLAARKKWIAFNLSVQGELMIDEGAADALLNHGKSLLACGVVEIEGEFQTGDVVDVVTEDKEKIAKGIVNYSISEVEAIKGLQSTEIEDKLGYKDYDEVIHRDNLVCM